The following proteins come from a genomic window of Microbacterium sp. JZ31:
- a CDS encoding ABC transporter permease: MATYILRRILQVIPVFIGATALIYFMVFGMPGDPIAALFGDRQPPQAVIDQIRARYMLDQPLIVQYLHYLGGILRFDFGTTFSGQSVIEVLGRTFPVTLRLAVMAILISFVLSIVIGATSALLKGSWYDHFQLVLALVFIAVPIFVLAFLAQYFLGVQLAWFKPTVGGQNDWGDLWLPAIVLGFSVYAASMRLTRSSMIESLGQDWVRTAYSKGLSRGRVVPVHVLRNSLIPMVTDIATNFGILMVGATVTEGIFNVPGVGATLYNAIIRHETPTVVSFVTVFVVVYVLVNLVVDLLYGLLDPRIRYVK; encoded by the coding sequence ATGGCCACCTACATCCTCAGACGGATCCTGCAGGTGATCCCCGTGTTCATCGGCGCCACAGCGCTGATCTACTTCATGGTGTTCGGCATGCCCGGCGACCCGATCGCGGCACTGTTCGGAGACCGACAGCCCCCGCAGGCCGTGATCGACCAGATCAGGGCCCGCTACATGCTCGACCAGCCGCTCATCGTCCAGTACCTGCACTACCTCGGCGGCATCCTGCGCTTCGACTTCGGCACGACGTTCTCCGGCCAGAGCGTGATCGAGGTCCTCGGGCGCACCTTCCCGGTGACGCTGCGCCTGGCCGTGATGGCCATCCTGATCTCGTTCGTGCTCTCGATCGTGATCGGCGCCACGTCGGCGCTGCTGAAGGGGTCCTGGTACGACCACTTCCAGCTCGTCCTGGCGCTGGTGTTCATCGCCGTGCCGATCTTCGTGCTCGCGTTCCTCGCGCAGTACTTCCTCGGGGTGCAGCTCGCGTGGTTCAAGCCGACCGTCGGCGGGCAGAACGACTGGGGTGACCTGTGGCTCCCGGCGATCGTGCTCGGCTTCAGCGTGTACGCCGCCAGCATGCGCCTGACCCGCTCGTCGATGATCGAGTCGCTCGGTCAGGACTGGGTGCGCACGGCCTACTCGAAGGGCCTCTCGCGCGGTCGCGTCGTCCCCGTGCACGTGCTGCGCAACTCGCTCATCCCGATGGTGACCGACATCGCGACCAACTTCGGCATCCTGATGGTCGGCGCCACCGTGACCGAGGGCATCTTCAACGTGCCCGGCGTCGGCGCCACGCTCTACAACGCGATCATCCGCCACGAGACGCCCACCGTCGTCTCGTTCGTGACCGTCTTCGTGGTCGTGTACGTGCTCGTCAACCTGGTCGTCGACCTTCTCTACGGCCTGCTCGACCCGAGGATCCGCTATGTCAAGTAA
- a CDS encoding peptide ABC transporter substrate-binding protein, giving the protein MKRNKIALAGITLLGASSIVLAGCASGGGETGGSESPAEGSSTAVITTNGNEPQNPLLPAMTNEVGGGKILDSIFAGLISYEADGSVVNDVAENITTDSPTQLTVKIKEGLTFSDGEEVTADNFIKAWNYAAQAESAHNAGYFFEDIEGFVAEGDVYGAEGDLTGLKQVDDYTFTITLNKPASDFAQRLGYSAFYPLPDVAFEDMEAFGESPIGNGPYMLDGEGAWQHDVRIDLTVNPDYDGPRKAVNGGLDIVFYATQEAAYADLLSGNVDVIDAIPDANLETYESDLGDRFVNQPAAVFQSVTIPEWLPGFATDEEGRLRRAAISHSINREEITDVVFKGTRTPATDYTSPVIDGWSDSVPGNEVLDYDPELAKELWAEADAINPYEGEFTIAYNADGAHQTWVDAVANSISNTLGIDAVGEPFPDFATYLDARDNEQVGAFRAGWQADYPGLYNFLGPLYATGAGSNDGKYSSEEFDSLIAEGISATNPEDANAKFQEAQTVLFTDLPSIPLWYQNVTGGWAEGVENVEFGWNSVPLFHQITKAE; this is encoded by the coding sequence GTGAAGCGCAACAAGATCGCCCTGGCGGGCATCACGCTGCTCGGCGCGAGCAGCATCGTGCTCGCCGGCTGCGCGAGCGGCGGCGGCGAGACCGGCGGCAGCGAGAGCCCCGCCGAGGGCTCGTCGACGGCCGTCATCACCACCAACGGCAACGAGCCCCAGAACCCGCTGCTGCCCGCCATGACCAACGAGGTCGGCGGCGGCAAGATCCTCGACTCGATCTTCGCCGGCCTGATCTCGTACGAGGCCGACGGCTCGGTCGTCAACGACGTCGCCGAGAACATCACCACCGACTCGCCGACCCAGCTCACGGTGAAGATCAAGGAAGGCCTCACGTTCTCGGACGGCGAAGAGGTCACGGCCGACAACTTCATCAAGGCGTGGAACTACGCCGCTCAGGCGGAGAGCGCGCACAACGCGGGCTACTTCTTCGAGGACATCGAGGGCTTCGTCGCCGAGGGCGACGTGTACGGTGCCGAGGGTGACCTCACCGGCCTCAAGCAGGTCGACGACTACACCTTCACGATCACGCTGAACAAGCCGGCCTCCGACTTCGCGCAGCGCCTCGGCTACTCGGCCTTCTACCCGCTCCCGGACGTCGCGTTCGAGGACATGGAGGCGTTCGGCGAGAGCCCGATCGGCAACGGCCCGTACATGCTCGACGGCGAGGGCGCCTGGCAGCACGACGTGCGGATCGACCTCACGGTCAACCCCGACTACGACGGCCCCCGCAAGGCCGTCAACGGCGGCCTGGACATCGTCTTCTACGCGACGCAGGAAGCGGCCTACGCCGACCTGCTCTCGGGCAACGTCGACGTGATCGACGCCATCCCGGACGCCAACCTGGAGACGTACGAGTCCGACCTGGGCGACCGCTTCGTCAACCAGCCGGCCGCGGTCTTCCAGTCGGTGACGATCCCCGAGTGGCTGCCCGGCTTCGCGACCGACGAGGAGGGGCGCCTCCGCCGCGCCGCGATCTCGCACTCGATCAACCGCGAGGAGATCACGGACGTCGTGTTCAAGGGCACGCGCACGCCGGCGACCGACTACACCTCGCCGGTCATCGACGGCTGGAGCGACTCGGTCCCCGGCAACGAGGTCCTCGACTACGACCCCGAGCTCGCCAAGGAGCTGTGGGCCGAGGCCGACGCCATCAACCCGTACGAGGGCGAGTTCACCATCGCCTACAACGCGGACGGCGCTCACCAGACCTGGGTCGACGCGGTCGCCAACTCGATCTCGAACACGCTGGGCATCGACGCGGTGGGCGAGCCGTTCCCGGACTTCGCCACGTACCTCGACGCGCGTGACAACGAGCAGGTCGGTGCGTTCCGCGCCGGTTGGCAGGCCGACTACCCGGGTCTGTACAACTTCCTCGGCCCGCTCTACGCGACCGGTGCCGGCTCGAACGACGGCAAGTACTCGAGCGAGGAGTTCGACTCGCTGATCGCCGAGGGCATCAGCGCGACGAACCCCGAGGACGCCAACGCCAAGTTCCAGGAGGCGCAGACGGTGCTCTTCACCGACCTGCCCTCGATCCCGCTGTGGTACCAGAACGTCACGGGCGGCTGGGCCGAGGGCGTGGAGAACGTCGAGTTCGGCTGGAACTCGGTGCCGCTGTTCCACCAGATCACCAAGGCGGAGTAA
- a CDS encoding CPBP family intramembrane glutamic endopeptidase — MVVWQSCRVPQSDPFPSPVDASARTRVRIEIVLVLAITVGQSALYAVLSLVRRLFEPVPLSEQSAQLNTPLDAAVVWDVLYRVLDVAFDLALVALVLFLLWEPGRSALRRLGLDFSRFGGDAGRGIALVAAIGIPGLALYAAGRAIGVTVEVEASPGALDLWTVPLLVLSALRAGLVEEVIVLGYLGDRLSRLGWGPWRIIVSAAILRGAYHAYQGWGAIVGNIAMGLVFGWCYRRWGRLMPFVVAHTVIDVIAFVGYPLAATLLPDLF, encoded by the coding sequence ATGGTCGTGTGGCAGTCTTGCCGGGTGCCCCAGAGCGATCCGTTTCCGAGCCCGGTCGACGCCTCCGCGCGGACGCGCGTGCGCATCGAGATCGTGCTCGTGCTGGCGATCACCGTCGGCCAGTCGGCGCTCTACGCCGTGCTCTCCCTCGTCCGCCGTCTGTTCGAGCCCGTGCCGCTGTCCGAGCAGTCGGCGCAGCTCAACACTCCGCTCGACGCCGCTGTGGTGTGGGACGTCCTGTATCGCGTGCTCGACGTGGCGTTCGACCTCGCCCTGGTGGCGCTCGTGCTGTTCCTGCTGTGGGAGCCGGGCCGCAGCGCGCTGCGGCGCCTGGGCCTGGACTTCTCGCGCTTCGGCGGCGACGCCGGCCGCGGGATCGCCCTGGTCGCGGCCATCGGGATCCCGGGCCTCGCGCTCTACGCGGCCGGGCGCGCGATCGGCGTGACGGTCGAGGTCGAGGCCTCCCCCGGCGCGCTCGACCTGTGGACCGTGCCGCTGCTCGTGCTGTCGGCCCTGCGCGCGGGACTCGTCGAGGAGGTCATCGTGCTCGGCTACCTCGGCGACCGGCTCTCACGCCTCGGGTGGGGACCGTGGCGGATCATCGTGAGCGCCGCCATCCTGCGCGGCGCCTATCACGCGTATCAGGGCTGGGGCGCGATCGTCGGCAACATCGCCATGGGTCTGGTGTTCGGATGGTGCTACCGGCGCTGGGGCCGGCTCATGCCGTTCGTCGTCGCGCACACCGTGATCGACGTCATCGCGTTCGTCGGCTACCCGCTCGCGGCGACCCTTCTGCCCGATCTGTTCTGA
- the gcvP gene encoding aminomethyl-transferring glycine dehydrogenase: MSLDYATRHIGTSATDHETMAEAVGIPADDRRALERFMDVAVPPVIRTGSPHGEGRLPQRGVSEAQALAELRALAAQNRVLTPMIGLGYSDTLTPSVIQRNVLENPSWYTAYTPYQPEISQGRLEALLNFQTMVGDLTGLPVANASMLDEATAAVEGMLVARRAVRGGGDVFVVDADALPQTKAVLAVRAEALGIELVELDLAGGAELPEGLFGALVQYPGASGRIWDPSGVIDAVHVAGGQVVVAADLMALTLVASPGSLGADIVVGSTQRFGVPLGFGGPHAGYMAVRTGLERQLPGRLVGVSVDAEGKPAYRLALQTREQHIRREKATSNICTAQVLLAVMASMYAVYHGPTGLRDIARGIAAKTTLLRDWLAETGAEILHEAFFDTLAVRVPGRADDVVATAHELGVLLHRFDVDTVGVSVGEATTMTDLHRVARAFGGPERRSFGHFEKQAPDSIPAALRRTDAYLTHPVFHTHHSETSMMRYVKALADKDYALDRGMIPLGSCTMKLNAATAMAAITWPEFGRIHPFAPREDVPGYLELISQLEAWLADVTGYDAVSLQPNAGSQGELAGLLAIRGYHRSRGDVQRDVCLIPSSAHGTNAASAVLAGMKVVVVATGEGGDVDLADLRAKIAAHADTLAALMITYPSTHGVYEHDVRDVTAAVHEAGGQVYIDGANLNALVGHSRFGDLGGDVSHLNLHKTFAIPHGGGGPGVGPVAAKAHLAPFLPSHAFAQGDAHADGIGPVSAAPYGSAGILPITWAYIRMMGREGLTEATSAAVLAANYVAARLKDHYPVLYTGEDGLVAHECILDLRPLRERTGITVDDVAKRLIDYGFHAPTMSFPVAGTLMVEPTESEDLAELDRFADAMIAIHAEAERVAAGEWPADDNPLVNAPHTAAAAVASDWAHPYARELAVYPTGSVAAKYWPPVRRVDQAYGDRNLVCACPPIEAFA; encoded by the coding sequence GTGAGCCTCGACTACGCAACGCGGCACATCGGCACCTCCGCGACCGACCACGAGACGATGGCGGAGGCCGTCGGCATCCCGGCGGACGACCGCCGCGCGCTCGAGCGCTTCATGGATGTCGCGGTGCCGCCCGTCATCCGCACCGGATCGCCCCACGGTGAGGGGCGGCTGCCGCAGCGGGGCGTCTCGGAGGCCCAGGCGCTCGCCGAGCTGCGCGCGCTCGCCGCGCAGAACCGCGTGCTCACGCCGATGATCGGCCTCGGCTACAGCGACACCCTGACCCCGTCCGTCATCCAGCGGAACGTGCTCGAGAACCCGTCCTGGTACACGGCTTACACGCCGTACCAGCCCGAGATCTCGCAGGGCCGGCTCGAGGCGCTGCTGAACTTCCAGACGATGGTGGGCGACCTCACGGGGCTACCGGTCGCGAACGCGTCGATGCTCGACGAGGCGACCGCCGCGGTCGAGGGGATGCTGGTCGCGCGTCGCGCCGTGCGCGGCGGCGGCGACGTGTTCGTCGTCGACGCGGACGCGCTGCCGCAGACGAAGGCCGTGCTGGCGGTGCGCGCCGAGGCACTGGGCATCGAGCTCGTGGAGCTCGACCTCGCGGGCGGCGCCGAGCTGCCGGAGGGCCTGTTCGGGGCCCTGGTCCAGTACCCCGGCGCATCGGGGCGGATCTGGGACCCCTCGGGAGTGATCGACGCCGTGCACGTCGCGGGCGGCCAGGTGGTCGTCGCCGCCGACCTCATGGCGCTGACGCTCGTCGCATCGCCCGGGTCGCTCGGCGCGGACATCGTGGTCGGGTCCACGCAGCGCTTCGGTGTGCCGCTCGGCTTCGGCGGCCCGCACGCGGGCTACATGGCCGTGCGCACGGGCCTCGAGCGCCAGCTGCCCGGACGCCTCGTGGGCGTGTCCGTCGACGCGGAGGGGAAGCCCGCGTACCGGCTCGCACTGCAGACGCGCGAGCAGCACATCCGCCGCGAGAAGGCGACGTCGAACATCTGCACCGCGCAGGTGCTGCTCGCCGTCATGGCGTCGATGTACGCCGTCTACCACGGGCCGACCGGGCTGCGGGACATCGCGCGCGGCATCGCCGCCAAGACCACGCTGCTGCGCGACTGGCTCGCGGAGACCGGCGCGGAGATCCTGCACGAGGCGTTCTTCGACACGCTCGCCGTGCGCGTGCCGGGCCGCGCGGACGACGTCGTCGCGACCGCGCACGAGCTCGGCGTCCTCCTGCACCGGTTCGACGTCGACACGGTCGGCGTCTCGGTCGGCGAGGCCACGACGATGACGGACCTCCACCGCGTCGCGCGGGCCTTCGGCGGCCCGGAGCGGCGGTCCTTCGGGCACTTCGAGAAGCAGGCGCCCGACAGCATCCCCGCCGCGCTCCGTCGCACGGACGCTTACCTCACGCACCCCGTGTTCCACACGCACCACAGCGAAACGTCGATGATGCGCTACGTCAAGGCGCTCGCCGACAAGGACTACGCGCTCGACCGGGGCATGATCCCGCTCGGCTCGTGCACCATGAAGCTCAACGCCGCGACCGCGATGGCGGCCATCACGTGGCCGGAGTTCGGGCGCATCCACCCGTTCGCGCCGCGCGAGGACGTGCCGGGCTACCTCGAGCTGATCTCGCAGCTCGAGGCCTGGCTTGCCGACGTCACGGGCTACGACGCGGTCTCGCTGCAGCCGAACGCCGGATCGCAGGGCGAGCTCGCGGGCCTGCTCGCGATCCGCGGCTACCACCGCTCGCGCGGCGACGTGCAGCGCGACGTGTGCCTCATCCCGTCGTCCGCGCACGGCACGAACGCGGCTTCCGCCGTGCTGGCGGGCATGAAGGTCGTCGTGGTCGCGACGGGCGAGGGCGGTGATGTCGACCTCGCGGATCTGCGCGCCAAGATCGCGGCGCACGCCGACACGCTCGCGGCGCTCATGATCACGTACCCGTCGACGCACGGCGTCTACGAGCACGACGTGCGCGACGTCACCGCGGCCGTGCACGAGGCCGGCGGCCAGGTGTACATCGACGGCGCGAACCTCAACGCGCTCGTCGGCCACTCCCGCTTCGGCGACCTGGGCGGCGACGTGTCGCACCTCAATCTGCACAAGACGTTCGCGATCCCGCACGGCGGCGGCGGCCCCGGCGTGGGACCCGTGGCGGCCAAGGCGCACCTCGCGCCCTTCCTGCCGTCGCACGCGTTCGCGCAGGGCGACGCGCACGCGGACGGCATCGGTCCCGTCTCCGCCGCGCCGTACGGCTCGGCCGGCATCCTGCCGATCACGTGGGCCTACATCCGGATGATGGGCCGCGAGGGCCTCACGGAGGCGACGAGCGCGGCCGTGCTCGCGGCGAACTACGTCGCCGCACGGCTCAAGGACCACTACCCGGTGCTGTACACGGGCGAGGACGGCCTCGTCGCGCACGAGTGCATCCTGGATCTGCGTCCGCTGCGCGAGCGCACAGGGATCACGGTCGACGACGTCGCCAAGCGCCTGATCGACTACGGCTTCCACGCCCCGACCATGTCGTTCCCCGTCGCGGGCACTCTCATGGTCGAGCCGACGGAGTCGGAGGACCTCGCCGAGCTCGACCGCTTCGCCGACGCCATGATCGCGATCCACGCCGAGGCCGAGCGCGTTGCGGCGGGGGAGTGGCCCGCGGACGACAACCCGCTCGTGAACGCACCGCACACCGCGGCCGCGGCGGTGGCGTCCGACTGGGCGCACCCCTACGCGCGCGAGCTCGCGGTGTATCCGACCGGATCCGTCGCGGCGAAGTACTGGCCGCCCGTGCGTCGTGTCGACCAGGCCTACGGCGACCGCAACCTCGTGTGCGCCTGCCCGCCGATCGAGGCGTTCGCCTAG
- a CDS encoding GNAT family N-acetyltransferase, which yields MSFAETPVLENDVVRLEPLSHDHRDDLAEAVGDLWRTWYTRIPSPEQMGDEIDRRLARQAAGALAPWAVVDARTDRAVGMTTYLNLDEANRRLEVGSTWLGRVAQGAGINPAAKLLLLERAFDVLGCIAVELRTHWHNHQSRAAIERLGAKQDGVLRSHTIMPDGIARDTVVFSILSTEWAAVRAGLAHRIAAR from the coding sequence GTGAGCTTCGCTGAGACACCCGTCCTCGAGAACGACGTCGTGCGGCTGGAGCCGCTGTCGCACGACCATCGCGACGACCTCGCCGAGGCCGTGGGCGATCTGTGGCGCACCTGGTACACGCGCATCCCGTCGCCCGAGCAGATGGGCGACGAGATCGACCGCCGTCTCGCGCGGCAGGCCGCGGGTGCGCTCGCGCCGTGGGCGGTCGTCGACGCGCGCACGGACCGCGCCGTCGGCATGACGACCTACCTCAACCTCGACGAGGCCAATCGCCGCCTCGAGGTCGGCTCCACCTGGCTCGGCCGCGTCGCGCAGGGCGCCGGCATCAATCCGGCCGCCAAGCTGCTGCTGCTCGAGCGCGCATTCGACGTGCTCGGCTGCATCGCCGTCGAGCTGCGCACGCACTGGCACAATCACCAGTCGCGCGCGGCGATCGAGCGCCTCGGGGCCAAGCAGGACGGTGTGCTGCGCAGCCACACGATCATGCCGGACGGCATTGCGCGCGACACCGTGGTGTTCTCGATCCTGAGCACCGAGTGGGCCGCGGTGCGCGCGGGCCTCGCGCACCGGATCGCGGCGCGCTGA